The genomic DNA GTACGGAAAACAGGCGCGTCTTTGGGAATTGCCCATGACGGTGATGGCGACCGGGTTTTAATTTGTGACGAGGAAGGGACGATCATTCCCGGCGAAGTCCTTTTGGGGTTAATTGCGATAGACCTTCAGCGGCAAGGATGCCTCAAAAATGGCGCAATTGTGACGACGGCAATGTCTAACCAAGGTCTTGCTCGAAGCCTCGAAAAGTATGGCATCAAAGTGCTCTTATCCGATGTTGGCGACCGTAATGTCGCGGCAATGATGCAGCAAGAAGGGTGTAACTTGGGCGGCGAAAATTCGGGACATATCATTTTTTCGGATGCAGCACCAACGAGCGATGGGATTCAAACGGCATTACTTTTCCTCGAAGCGGTGGCGCATTTAGATGTTTCACTAAAAAAATGCAGCGAGATAATCGCATTGCTTCCACAAAAAGTGTGTAGCCTCCCAGTACGCAAAAAAATCCCCATTACCGAGCTCCCTGAGCTGAACAATATTATTCAATTTGAGGCAGAACAACTGCGCAACCAGGGAAAAGTATTTGTCCGTTATTCAGGGACAGAACCTAAGCTGCGCCTCCTCGTCGAGGCTCCAACAGAGCAACTCGCGGCACAAATTTTAACAAAAATCAGAAATGGTGTGGTAAATTGTAAAAAAATTGCATAATTAGAGCTGTGGATACACGGATGCACTCACGGTGGATCGGAAAAATTGAGGCTTTATGTCGTGCAGAGAATTGGGATTACGCGCAGTTTTTGTGCATGGAGTTTTTGTTTCAGTCGCCTAACGAGCTTGCTGTCCGTCAATGTTTACAGGAGACGCGTGCACATATACCCTCTCGCCGTTCCCTACGCCATTGGGGTTGTTGGGGAAAAACGTTTTTAGGGATTTTATGGGATTTGTGGCACCTTAAAACACGTCACCGAGAATTGTTATCGAAATTGGATCAGTTGTTAAATGCGATGCCGCGCTGTTACTTTCTTTGGCGCGTGTTAGCCGAGGTCGCATCGAGCTTTGCACTTTATGAAACGGCGATTTTTGCAATCCGGGAAATCCCAGAGCCAGAGCGGAATATTGCCGATAAACTGCTCATGGGGGAGGCGCTTTACGAATCAAACGACTATGCGGGGGCTGTTGAGATTGCAAATCAAGTGTTAGCGCAAACACCGGATCATATTCGAGCGCGCGATTTGTTATGGCAAGCGTCAGTTGATCAATCGATGATGCATGAATTGGTCTAAAAGGGATATTTGAGAATGAAGCAAAAGTTGTGTATCGCTTCGATGAACTCGGAAAAACTGGAAGAGCTCAATCAGTTACTGGGAGGCTTTTTTGAACTGCTTTCGCTAAAAGATTTTCCCACTATGCCGGAGGCGGAAGAACCGTACGATGATTTTTTACGCAATGCTGCTTTCAAAGCCCGTCATTACGCAAACACGACGAATATGTTAACGCTTTCCGAGGATGCTGGTCTCTGTATCGATGCGCTTAACGGATTTCCAGGTGTTTTTACGAAGCGCTTTATCACGCAAAGCAAGGGTTTGGCGAATGCTTATAACCAGCTCGAAGAATTGTTATCCATAAAAAGCGACAGAGGTGCACATTTTATCTGTGAAGCGGTGTTCTATGACCCCGTTCATGATTGCTATTTCCGTGGCCTGGGAATCATGTCGGGAAAAATATCCTTTCCGGCGCGTGGCAATCACGGATTTGGTTTCGATCCAGTCTTTATTCCAGAGCATTATGATCAGACGATTGCGGAGCTGGGCCCCAAAGCGAAACAGACCATTGGCCATCGTGGCCAGGCGATTCACGCGTTACTCGAAAACTACCAAAGACATAACGTAACCGATATCTCACTTTCTTAGCGTCTCCTCAAAACGCTCCTGGTGGGCGAGACAGGACTCGAACCTGTGACCTACTGGGTGTAAACCAGTTGCTCTAACCAACTGAGCTACCCGCCCGACGGCTATAAAACTAGGTGTGTGCTGTGATGTGACAAGCTTTAAACGTCACGTTTTGAACTAAAGGGTTGTCAAGAGGCCAGTTTTACAAAGAACATTCCCGAGTGAGAAATCATGTTGGTGTGTTGCTATTGTTGATTGCACAGACAGTATGTGCAGAGAATCCCTCGAACACAGAAATCGCAGCACCAGAAGAAGATGCCTCACAAAAGTTGACGCAGATGTCGGCGACTGGCGGCGCGAAATTACAGGTTCGTGGCGTGACCGTCGAGGCCGATCATTTTTCAATGCACGATGGCAGTATTTTTGCCGAAGGTGATGTGCGCTGCGTTGGCGATAATTTTTATATCCTGTGTGACAGTGTAAGCTGGTCAATGGATGCGAAAGAAATTCACGCCAAAAATGGTCAGGTTCAGATCGAGTTTTTGGGTTGTACCGCCGAAGAATTAAAGATCGATGACGAGGAAGTTGCGCTCCGTGGAGCGGACGTTTATGCCCAGTTAGGTCCCGGTAGTCCGCACCTGAGCAGTCAAAGCGTGCGTTACTATCGGAAGAGGAATCGGATTGCGATTCGTGGTGGAAAATTACGTATCGGTCGCATTCCCGTCCTAGTTTTCCCTAAAGTTAACACGGATCCGCGTTTTTGGACAGCGATTGAAGTGTATGCCAATGCGGGACGCACTAAAAGTAAAGGTGTTTATTTGCAGAGTGAGGTCAAGTTCCACGTTTTATCTGATCTCTATGCGGGATATATCGCAGATTACTATAGCCGCCGAGGATATCTATTGGGGCCTGTTTTAAAGCTTCGAAGCGACCGTCCTCAAATCAAGGGGTATTTCGATTTCCGAGCGGCAACCATTCGCGACCATGGTAAAGATCGAGGCGTTGACGTCGATGGGGTTCCCATTGAGAAGCGTCGAGGATTTTTAGACGTTCGGGGCAACTATCACTTCGGTGAACATGCGGATGTCATTTCGGATTTTGTGTGGACCGGAGACAGCCGGATGTCCGGGGATTTTCGCCACAATCTTTACGGCGACTGTCGTGTCCGTGATTCGTTTTTAGAGTACGACATTCGTGGACAACAGACGCTCATAACGGCGTTTATGCGTCCCAAGATTAACCACTTTCAGCGATTTCCCGAAGAATTACCTTCATTGCGGCTGAATTATTTCCCCCGCGAACTCGGCGATTCAGGGATCTATGCCTCAGGTTTGTTCGACATTGCTCGTATCAAAGGGCATGACCAGGACTCACGCGAAGCGATTGAAAGTAATCGCTTCGATGGCTATGTGGGCTTGCGTTATCCCGCGGAATTTGAGGGAGTTCACGTGATGCCGACTGTTGGGACGCGTTGGACGGACTATAGTGGTTATGGTGGTCGCGCGCTGGGCGAGCTTGGGCTCGACCTGAACACCGAATTTACGGGGTTTTACCGTAAGGGCATTGCGGGGCTTGGTATTTTATCTTGGAAGCACATCATCCGTCCGACGATCCAGTATCGCTACTGTCACTTTCTAGGTGCGCAGCGCTCTATACCGCATTTAATGACGAAAAAGGAGATATTTTTCCCGAGCCTTGACCTCGCTGAGCGTCGGGATGTCGACGATCTCACGGGGCAGCACATTATTCGCCTTGGCCTTGAACAGGACTTTTGGGGGCGGAAAAAAAACAAAGTTACGAAGCTCGCGTCCTTTAATTTCTACCAAGATTTCAATCTCCAGCGCTTTCGGCAGCGTGATAATTCGAAACCTGATGCAATCGGTGATTGTTACCTGGTAACAGAACTCGCATTACGGCATTGGCTCCGTGGTCAGTTCTATCTACGCGGGAACTGGAAGCGTTCGTTGATCGAAGAATTCGGGATTCACGATGAGATTGCGAGCGGCGACCTTTGGTCACTCGGGACCTTTGGTCGCTTCCGCCGTCACAAGTACCACGAGATCGGGGCGGAGTTCAATTTTCAACTCAACGTTTTATCATCATGCGGCGTAAGGACAAAGTTCGATGCACAACACGGGCGTTTTTTATCAGCAGAGCTTTTTTACAATCTGTTATACGGTGGCATTTGGGATCTGCATTTTTGCTTAAAAATTAAAAATCACGCACGTCGCGATACCCGAGTCCAGCCGGGTTTTTCGTTCCGGCTGAAACACTGGTAATGCCGCAAAAGCTATGGATTTTGACGGGGTGTACCGCCGTTGGCAAAACGGCTTTATCGCTCGATCTCGCCAAGACACTCGATGCACCGATTTTGTCCTGCGACTCGGTACAAGTCTACCGTGGTGCTGACATTGGTTCTGCGAAAATTCCAGAAGCAGAGCGCGAAGGTATTCTTCACTATGGCCTCGATCTCTGTAATCCAGATCAGACCTTTAGCGTATCTGCTTATCAGGATTATGCCTTAACAATAGCTGCTTCGCTGAAAGGCAACTTACTCGTTGTTGGCGGTACAGGGTTTTATTTAAAATCTTTTTTCACTCCGGTAACCGATGCAATTGAGGTGCCTCAAGAGGTCCGTACGGAGGTCGAACACTTTTATCAACAACAGGGATTAGCCGGGCTCCAACAGGAAGTTTTGCGCTATGGTCCCGTTGAAATGAATGCGTCCGATTGGAATAATCCGCGTCGCCTCTTATCGGTTTTAGGAAAACAGCGCGTAACCCAACAATCGCAAAAAGCCCTAAGACAGCAATTTCTACAGAAAAATCGAGATCCCTGGGAACGTTTTTCGAAAAAGGTGATTGTTTTAGAACGTCCACAAGCATCCCTAGACCAACGCATCGAGCAACGCGTCGAAGTGATGTTTCAAGCAGGATTTTTAGAGGAAGTAGCCTCGTTACGTGAGACTTATGGTGACCGTTTGTGTCCTCCCCTACGTAACGCAATTGGATATCGGGAGGCACTACAATTTCTTGAAAAAGAAGGGCATGATCTCGAGAGATTGAAACAGGAAATTATCCACGCGACGCATCAATTGACGAAAAAACAAAAAACTTGGTTTCGAACACAAATACCAGTCGACCTACGCCTCGACGTATCGCACGAAAGTTTTGACTTCCGGGATGTGATTTTTAACAAGGTGGGGCTATGAGTTTAAAAATTG from Verrucomicrobiota bacterium includes the following:
- a CDS encoding phosphoglucosamine mutase; the protein is MRYFGTDGIRGRFGSFPIELNFLKKLASALERCGSFQQVVIGRDTRGSGVAIFDALVGGFSKNITVFDLGIVTSPLLSRAVIETKSDFGLMITASHNPASDNGVKIFGSHGEKIDKEFEAKLESEIDRLRDEDMPSLKASVKEVQVKPRYVVSPKIKNRFRKVVIDSANGSTLEFAQQAYDFETTIWLGDHPDGVNINQDCGSEHPEALQAAVRKTGASLGIAHDGDGDRVLICDEEGTIIPGEVLLGLIAIDLQRQGCLKNGAIVTTAMSNQGLARSLEKYGIKVLLSDVGDRNVAAMMQQEGCNLGGENSGHIIFSDAAPTSDGIQTALLFLEAVAHLDVSLKKCSEIIALLPQKVCSLPVRKKIPITELPELNNIIQFEAEQLRNQGKVFVRYSGTEPKLRLLVEAPTEQLAAQILTKIRNGVVNCKKIA
- a CDS encoding non-canonical purine NTP pyrophosphatase, with product MKQKLCIASMNSEKLEELNQLLGGFFELLSLKDFPTMPEAEEPYDDFLRNAAFKARHYANTTNMLTLSEDAGLCIDALNGFPGVFTKRFITQSKGLANAYNQLEELLSIKSDRGAHFICEAVFYDPVHDCYFRGLGIMSGKISFPARGNHGFGFDPVFIPEHYDQTIAELGPKAKQTIGHRGQAIHALLENYQRHNVTDISLS
- the miaA gene encoding tRNA (adenosine(37)-N6)-dimethylallyltransferase MiaA encodes the protein MPQKLWILTGCTAVGKTALSLDLAKTLDAPILSCDSVQVYRGADIGSAKIPEAEREGILHYGLDLCNPDQTFSVSAYQDYALTIAASLKGNLLVVGGTGFYLKSFFTPVTDAIEVPQEVRTEVEHFYQQQGLAGLQQEVLRYGPVEMNASDWNNPRRLLSVLGKQRVTQQSQKALRQQFLQKNRDPWERFSKKVIVLERPQASLDQRIEQRVEVMFQAGFLEEVASLRETYGDRLCPPLRNAIGYREALQFLEKEGHDLERLKQEIIHATHQLTKKQKTWFRTQIPVDLRLDVSHESFDFRDVIFNKVGL